Genomic DNA from Bacteroides zhangwenhongii:
TCTGTTGATGCTGCCTTGCTCTCTCAATGCACAATTAAAGGGCTATCCAATTCCCGACCGCTCCAAAGTCCCCGCCTTTCCCGGAGCCGATGGAGCCGGTAAATACACCACAGGCGGTGCCGGTGGCGCAGTCTACACCGTCACCTCCTTAGCCGATGACGGTTCGAAGGGAACACTCCGCTGGGCTATCAATCAAAAAGGTCCGCGTACCATTGTTTTCGCGGTCAGCGGGATCATTGAACTCCAGAAATCATTGAAAGTGAATAACGGAGACCTGACTATTGCCGGTCAGACAGCGCCGGGCGATGGTATATGTCTGAAGAACTACACATTCTCCATTCAAGCGGACAACGTGATTATCCGTTTTATCCGTTCACGTATGGGAGTTGACATCAAGCAAAAAGGCGACGATGCCATGAACGGAACGAAAGCGCATCAGAATATCATTATCGACCACTGCTCCATGAGTTGGAGCACGGACGAATGCGCCACATTCTATGACAACCGCAACTTCACCCTCCAATGGTGTATCATCAGCGAAAGCCTTGCCAACTCCATACATGAAAAAGGAGCACACGGCTACGGAGGTATATGGGGCGGTCAAGGAGCTTCTTTCCACCACAATCTGCTGGCACACCACACCAACCGCACACCGCGTCTCTGCGGAAGCCGCTATACCGGCAAGCCGGAAGAAGAAAAGGTAGACCTGTTCAATAACGTGATATACAATTACGGCAGTGACGGAGCATACGCGGGAGAAGGCGGTTCGTACAACTTCATCAACAACTACTACAAGCCGGGGCCTTTCAGCGCCACCAAAGGTTCTTACAAACGCCTGTTCACCGCATACGCCGATGACGGAAAGAACAATAATAAAGCCGGAGTTCACGGAGTGTTCTATTTTGACGGCAACTATATGGATCCTACCTGCTCCAACCTGACAGACAAACAAAAGGAAGCTCTCTACAAAGTGAACCGGGACAATGCTTACGGACTGGTTATCAAAAAGGAATTCGCGCCCGAAGACGAGGTTCTCTCTTCCAAAATATTCGATATAGCCGAACGCACCTCATTGCAACCTGCCAAGAAAGCGTACAAGGATGTTCTCGAATTCGCCGGAGCTTCTTATCGCCGTGACGCGGTAGACCAACGCATCGTGGAAGAAACAAAGAAAGGGAAGTATACTTACGAAGGTTCTCACGGCAGCACCAACGGAATGATCGACCAACCGAAAGATGTAGGCGGATGGCCAGAATATAAAACAACCGCCGCACCTGCCGACACAGACGGTGACGGTATGCCTGACGAATGGGAGAAAAAGAACGGATTGAATCCGAATGATCCTGCTGACGGGGCGGTTTATGGACTTAGCAAAGAATACACCAATCTGGAAGTCTACATGAACAGCCTGGTCAATCACTTGTTTCCTCAAAAGTAAAATGCGCATTAACTCACGTTAATCCGCATTTAAACAAATCCTATTTTCCCAGTTTCTTATCTCTATATTCAGTCGGTGTCATCCCCACTTGCGCTTTGAAACACTTGCTGAAATATCGCGGATCATTAATACCCACCATATACGAAATCTGCGTCATATTAAACTCACCCGTCTCTATCAACTGCACGGCACGCTTCATACGCATCTCCTTTATAAACTCAATAGGCGCCAGTCCCGTCAAGGTCTTCAGTTTCTTAAAGAATACCGAACGGCTGACTGCCAGTTCACTGACCAGATCGTCGACAACCAACTCTCCGTTATCCATATTCTTTTCCATCAGTTCGACCAACTTATCCATAAACTTACGATCATTGGGAGACATCACCGGAACCTCCGGCACCTGTCCGTCCACATCGTTCTTTTGTGTTTCGGAGGTACTCCCGACAGCCGTTTCGGACGTTGTGGATACACCGGACAAACTACCGTTCGAGTCCGCAACCGGTATATTCAGCAAATTCTCCCGATAGAAACTCTGCAACTTCTTTCGCTGCGACAGCAAGTTCTCCACACGCGCCTGCAAATAAGTCGCACTGAAAGGCTTCGTTATGTAATCATCCGCGCCATATTCCAACCCCTCCAGTTTACTCTCGATCGTAGTCTTGGCCGTCAACAAGATAATAGGTATATGGCTGGTCGTCATATCCGCCCGGAGTTCACGTGTCATCTCGATACCATTCTTCTCCGGCATCATGACATCGCTGATAATAATATCCGGTACGTACTTCAACGCCTTGCTCCATCCTTCCATACCATCGGCAGCCTCCACCACCCGATAATTCGAAGCGAATATGCTACGCAAAAATACCCGCAACTCTTGATTATCCTCCACTAATAACATCAGTTCCTTAGCGTTTCCCTCTTCCGTTTCCTGTTCTTCTACCACAGAAGAAGCGGTCCCCACCTCCTCCGCGTCCGCAACCAACCTTTCGGACTGAATGGAGGAATTTGCCAAATCCACCACCTGCCCCATTTCCATCGGAGCGTCGGTATCTTCGAGGATAAACTCAACCTCTTTATCGTAATGTTCTTTCCCTTTCAGGAAATCCACTTTGAAACAACTGCCCTCTCCCAAACGGCTATCAACACTGATAGTAGCCTGATGCATCTCTACGAGTTCCTTCACCAGCGAGAGCCCGATACCCGTGCTCGCCTGATTGAAAAGATTCTTATCCACCAGATTCTCAAAACGGACAAACAGCGATTTCTTCTTGTTCTCGGCTATACCGATACCTTGATCCTGTACACCGATGGAAACGATTTCTTCATCCTCACGGATAAAAATCGTAATCATCTTCCCGTTCGGCGTATATTTAAAAGCATTGGAAAGCAAGTTAAACACAATCTTCTCCAGCTTATCCGCATCCACCCAAAGATAAAGATGTTCCTTTTCCGTCTCAAACAAGAAATCAATCCGGTGCTCTTCGGCGACAGCCTCGAAGTTATCCATCACCTTACGGACGAACAGCACGACATCCACACGCTGCACCTGCATCTTCATCTTCTTGTTCTGAATCTTGCGGAAGTCCAATATCTGGTTGACGAGACGAAGCATCCGACTGGTATTCCTTTCTACCACCACCAACTGCTCCCGTGCGTCGGCCGACAACTTATCATTCTTCAGCACCTGCTCCACCGGTCCGGCTATCAACGTAAGCGGCGTACGCAGTTCGTGGGAAATATTCGTAAAGAAGCGCAACTTAATATCCGAGATCTGCTGCTCTACCGATACCTCATGCTTCAACCGATAGATCGTGAACAGAATATAAACAGCCACGAGGATAATAATCAAAACAAAGAGTACATACATCACATACGCCACAGGAGTCTCCCAAAATGAAGGAAGAATCACTATATCCAACGCACGTTCGTTCTCCACCCACACCCCGTCGCTGTTGGTAGAACGGACACGGAGCACATATTTCCCTTTCGGAAGATTCGTATAAGTCACACTCCGCTGCTTGTCGGCAAACGTCCACTGCTTTTCAAAACCGTCCAGTATATATGAATACTGCACATTCTGCGGATTGGTGTAGTCCAATGCCGCAAAATGAATGGAAAAGATGTTCTCGTCATGCGAAAGCACTAACCGGTCTGTATCATCAATATCCACTTTCAGCAACGAGCCGTCTCCGGGTACGACGTCTTCATTGGCTACCGTCAACTTGGAGAATACGATAGACGGAACATAGCTGCTTTTGTGGATAGAATCCGGATTGAAAATAAAGACACCGCCACTGGCACCGAAAAGCATACTCCCTTTGGCAGTCAGCGTAGAGGCCGCCTCACTGAAACGCACCGGAAAAGTAATGCTGCGTTCATCAAAACTCTCGAAGCGTTCTTCCGACGGACTGAACTTGCAAAGCCCGTTCTCCGTACTGATCCATAGATTCCGTTTATGGTCCTCACGGATGGAAAGCAAAATATCCGAAGAAAGCCCATCCTGCACCGAATAGGACTCGAATTTAGCATGACCGTCTTTGTCGATAGATACCAGCTTGTTGAGACCGCCGCCGAATGTTCCCAGATAAAGTTCCTTATTTTGAGTGGGGATAATCCAATGCACGTCATTGTTGCTCAAACTTTGCGTGTCGTTCGGCACACGGGAGAAATGATGGAACTCCACCTCTTCCGGTTTTTCAAAGTTCTCGTCGAAAGCGATAGCCCCCGTAGTAGTCCCCACCCACAGGCGGCCGTTATTGTCGGAAGTAATAAAGCGAGCCTTATAGCAAGGGTCGATAGGATAACCTTTCAGATTATTACGATGATTGATAAACAAAGTCTTCCGGTCCTTGTCCTCCGTGATATAATTGACACCTCCGCCAAAAGTAGCTACCCAAATACGCCCGTGATGGTCTTCGTACACACAATACACGTTATTATCACTCAAACTGTACATATCATCCTCCTGATGAAGATAGCGGGTCAGCTTGTAGGACATACCGTCTGGAGAGGTGGACTCGGCACGGATCAGTCCGTCACCTTTCGTCGCAATCCAGATGATACCTTTTGAATCCTGAATGACGAAATAAGCGGTTCCCCTCATCGGAGTACCGGTGGTAGAGACAGTACCGTTCTCCGTCAGATAACCTTTGTACGTTCTGCGGACATCATACAGACGGAGCATACCGTCTTTCAACCCCACCCACAGGTTACCCAACTTATCTTCGCACAAAGCACGCACCTCGTTATGCAGCGATTCATGCTCGTGCAATACGGGAATCATCATCGAAAAGGGAACATTGCGATATGTCACCTTTTCCAATCCTTTGGAGTGGGTACAAAGCCATAGGTTGCCTTGTTTATCAGAAAAAGCCGAATGAATCTTATTGGAGAAACGCCAGTCGTGACTGCCCAACTCATTATAGAAAGGAACCAGACGCCCTTTTTGCCGGTCGAAGAAAGAGAAACCGCCACCGTACGGATGTACCCAGAGGAAACCGTTCACGTCCTCAAAAATGTGGAAAGCCGGACGCGAACGTTCGGGATTACTGTATTCAATCAGAATCTGTTCGCGGGTGACTACTCCTGTTGCCGGGTTGAAATGAGCCACGACACCCGGTTCTTCCTGTTCAAACCAGACTTCAGAAGAACGGTCTACGTAGGCCGAAAGAATCGGACGGTCGGGCAACGCTTTGCAAGTCAGAGAAGAATAATGTACGGCAGCTTTCGTCTTCAGATGATAGGTAAAGAAACCATCCGAGTCCGTTGTGACCACCGTCTGATCCGGAGCGACTTCGTGAATGGAGGTGATGCGGCTCTTCGTAGGCAGTTCAAACAATGTAAAGTCGCCACCTTCTTTCCGATAAGACCAGATGCGTCCATGATCGGAAGCGAAACGGATGTGTCCGTCATTCTCCTGCGCCGCATAAAAAGCCTGGTTCATGCCACCGTTCTTTCCTTTTGTCTCCGTAAAGTAGGAAACAGGTTCCCGCGTGCCGGGACGAATCAAGCCCAATCCGTTATCCGTCAACAGCCAATCGTTTCCCGCTTTATCCTGATAGACTTTAAAAACATGGAAAGAAGGGAACAATTCCGACTTGCCGGAGTAAATATCCCATGTCAGGCGGTTATTTTCTTCGGGATGGGTCAGGATACGGATCGCTCCGTCATTGTCGGTCAGCAACCAGACAGTCCCGTTCGGCATTACTTCAATGGTATGTACATTGAACGTACTCCCCTCTTCTCCCGCAGCGGGCACTTGCTCGAAAGTCTCCGTTCTGGGATCGAAGCGATGGACACGGTTATCGTATGTCAGCAGCCAGAGGAAACCGTAACAATCCTCATACATACGGTCCACCCTGTTATTGGTCAGACTGATGTAATCTCCCTGGCGTGCCTTATAGGTCTTGAAAGTGTATCCGTCAAAACGGTTGATACCATCCCAAGTAGCAAACCACAAATTGTCTTTATGGTCCTGAAGGATGTTCATGACCGTGTTCTGCGACAATCCGTCCTCTGTAGAATAGTGGGTAAAGAAGCAATGTTGCTGTGTATGTGCCGTGAATACGACAGCCAACAATAGAATTACGGAAATTAAGGTTTTCTTTATCATATATCACTCGATTCTGTGCCGTAAAGATAGAAAAATACTTGCATTCTGGCGCTATCTTCAACAGCTATTTTGCAGAATCGGGAGATATAATCAACGTTTCACATCCAACAACCGGTTTCCGTCCCTCACCGGATTCCAACCATCGTCTCCTGCCAGCACTGTTACCGGCTCATAACCTTTCAGATTTTTCAACTGACGGGAGAATGCCGCACGTGCTTGCGGATTGGCCCCTGCGCCCTTACTTTCATATTCGGCATAAAAGACGGTCTTTTCATTTTCCCGTTTGCCCCAGTTGTGCCAACCTTCGGGAAGTATATGTTTTCCCAATTCGCAACGGACAAACACGGCTTGCGCATACGGTCGCCAAGGACGGGAGAGGTAAACTTTCGCCACCTCTTTATCGGATGTCAGCCGGCAGTCGTAGAAAACGTAGCCGTACTTCTTTCCTTTATCGGTAGAAGGGGCAGTGACGTAGCCATCCCCCTTGCTGTGAATGCGGCAACGATTGAAGACAGCCGTAGACCAGCCGAAAATAAAATCGACCGTTCCTTCGATGTAGCAGTCCTCATAATATTGGCGGCTTTGCTTGCCGTACGTGTAGAGTGTATCCTGGAAGCCGAGAAAACGACAGTTCTTAAAATAGGCACGGTCGGCAGAAACAAAACAGGC
This window encodes:
- a CDS encoding pectate lyase; translation: MCALLMLPCSLNAQLKGYPIPDRSKVPAFPGADGAGKYTTGGAGGAVYTVTSLADDGSKGTLRWAINQKGPRTIVFAVSGIIELQKSLKVNNGDLTIAGQTAPGDGICLKNYTFSIQADNVIIRFIRSRMGVDIKQKGDDAMNGTKAHQNIIIDHCSMSWSTDECATFYDNRNFTLQWCIISESLANSIHEKGAHGYGGIWGGQGASFHHNLLAHHTNRTPRLCGSRYTGKPEEEKVDLFNNVIYNYGSDGAYAGEGGSYNFINNYYKPGPFSATKGSYKRLFTAYADDGKNNNKAGVHGVFYFDGNYMDPTCSNLTDKQKEALYKVNRDNAYGLVIKKEFAPEDEVLSSKIFDIAERTSLQPAKKAYKDVLEFAGASYRRDAVDQRIVEETKKGKYTYEGSHGSTNGMIDQPKDVGGWPEYKTTAAPADTDGDGMPDEWEKKNGLNPNDPADGAVYGLSKEYTNLEVYMNSLVNHLFPQK
- a CDS encoding hybrid sensor histidine kinase/response regulator transcription factor, giving the protein MIKKTLISVILLLAVVFTAHTQQHCFFTHYSTEDGLSQNTVMNILQDHKDNLWFATWDGINRFDGYTFKTYKARQGDYISLTNNRVDRMYEDCYGFLWLLTYDNRVHRFDPRTETFEQVPAAGEEGSTFNVHTIEVMPNGTVWLLTDNDGAIRILTHPEENNRLTWDIYSGKSELFPSFHVFKVYQDKAGNDWLLTDNGLGLIRPGTREPVSYFTETKGKNGGMNQAFYAAQENDGHIRFASDHGRIWSYRKEGGDFTLFELPTKSRITSIHEVAPDQTVVTTDSDGFFTYHLKTKAAVHYSSLTCKALPDRPILSAYVDRSSEVWFEQEEPGVVAHFNPATGVVTREQILIEYSNPERSRPAFHIFEDVNGFLWVHPYGGGFSFFDRQKGRLVPFYNELGSHDWRFSNKIHSAFSDKQGNLWLCTHSKGLEKVTYRNVPFSMMIPVLHEHESLHNEVRALCEDKLGNLWVGLKDGMLRLYDVRRTYKGYLTENGTVSTTGTPMRGTAYFVIQDSKGIIWIATKGDGLIRAESTSPDGMSYKLTRYLHQEDDMYSLSDNNVYCVYEDHHGRIWVATFGGGVNYITEDKDRKTLFINHRNNLKGYPIDPCYKARFITSDNNGRLWVGTTTGAIAFDENFEKPEEVEFHHFSRVPNDTQSLSNNDVHWIIPTQNKELYLGTFGGGLNKLVSIDKDGHAKFESYSVQDGLSSDILLSIREDHKRNLWISTENGLCKFSPSEERFESFDERSITFPVRFSEAASTLTAKGSMLFGASGGVFIFNPDSIHKSSYVPSIVFSKLTVANEDVVPGDGSLLKVDIDDTDRLVLSHDENIFSIHFAALDYTNPQNVQYSYILDGFEKQWTFADKQRSVTYTNLPKGKYVLRVRSTNSDGVWVENERALDIVILPSFWETPVAYVMYVLFVLIIILVAVYILFTIYRLKHEVSVEQQISDIKLRFFTNISHELRTPLTLIAGPVEQVLKNDKLSADAREQLVVVERNTSRMLRLVNQILDFRKIQNKKMKMQVQRVDVVLFVRKVMDNFEAVAEEHRIDFLFETEKEHLYLWVDADKLEKIVFNLLSNAFKYTPNGKMITIFIREDEEIVSIGVQDQGIGIAENKKKSLFVRFENLVDKNLFNQASTGIGLSLVKELVEMHQATISVDSRLGEGSCFKVDFLKGKEHYDKEVEFILEDTDAPMEMGQVVDLANSSIQSERLVADAEEVGTASSVVEEQETEEGNAKELMLLVEDNQELRVFLRSIFASNYRVVEAADGMEGWSKALKYVPDIIISDVMMPEKNGIEMTRELRADMTTSHIPIILLTAKTTIESKLEGLEYGADDYITKPFSATYLQARVENLLSQRKKLQSFYRENLLNIPVADSNGSLSGVSTTSETAVGSTSETQKNDVDGQVPEVPVMSPNDRKFMDKLVELMEKNMDNGELVVDDLVSELAVSRSVFFKKLKTLTGLAPIEFIKEMRMKRAVQLIETGEFNMTQISYMVGINDPRYFSKCFKAQVGMTPTEYRDKKLGK